tcggatgattaaaaaaaaaacattttcaataatataacgctataaatttcaataaaaatgaaatgttctCTCACGCAGGGTCAAACACTACATTTTTGATGAATCaagaattaaagtttaaaattataaaaaattaaatagtgttaataataaaaaattaaatagttttctaTCTGATTTGTCTAACCATCAACATTTTTCTGAATATCaggcatatttttcttttaattaaattagtaGGGCGCTCGTTTaaaacagtggttcccaacctttttaagCACATAGCCTCCCTCTGGAAGCTAACTgacactgcccccccccctacttgTTTCTTTCTTGAAAACGCCAAAAGTTGGCGCTATTGAACAatgatattattgaaaatataaatacctaattttaatttaaagtaaaattcatGAAACAAAGCAActttatcaaataatttttgaccttaaaaaattattaaataaaaatacttttttttacattttacttttatttttatttttatttattgattttttttattatttttttttaacgaacagATAAGATTTAAAGGGAAATACTTAACTAAgatcattaactttttttttcaaaacagaagtacgttttttatgaaattattgcaGTCTAGGAAAATAACACTgacacttcaaatttaaaaaaaaaaaaacaaaaaagagaaaattcattcaaaaagagaaaacttaGCGATGAATGACGCAATACTTCCTCGAGGTTCAATCGAAGTGTGAGGAGAAAGCTCTTGCACtttagtttgtttcttttttaactcgcAATTCCTACTTGTTTGAACTCTGAACAATCAGTTTCGTATAcgttttcaatttcgatatttgTTGGCTTTTTATGATTATTGTTGTTTTCGTGTGCCAGCCAGGCTGTCAATTTCgtgtgcgctgcttcactttttcgaCTGTTCCGTATTTTGATGTGAAGTCCGACCAGGGCCATGCTTAGAGTGTGGCAAACTTTGCGGCCGCACAGAGccgctaaaatattttgaagtttaggggccgctaaaatattacaagagaatgaaatatttttgtgtgACATAGTCCCACTAAGTGTTCACGATTATATTCTGAAAAGGTAAAAGAgatagaaaatttttctttctatatttttttatttattttcacatttttactttcaagagaaatttctaacttttaatttttagtgaGAAAATTGTAAATTATCATGCAATTAATTCCTTTTGTGTTATAGATTTTTGTTGATCATTTTGCaacgttttatatttttcatcgcaGTGTCAGTTTTAACTCTAGCTTATGGCAcagtataaaatattgtttttattttaatttatgcacGTATTTTCTTCGTGCGCCATTTGCTTCTATAATTGCTAGtagtaaaagtaagtaaaaagacaaaaaaaacgaacattgtAATGAAGTTAGATTTAAATTTCGTatttcataccccccccccccgggtgaaAACAACGCAGTTTGGATACGAGGCTTTATTCAAAATTCGATACTTTTGACAtagtagatttctttttttttttttactttggttcGTTTTAGGACTGATAAATAGCGAGTCACGTGTCACATGATCTATTGCCATTTccttagaaatattttcagaaatgttgtCTCTCATAATAAATATCTTCGTTTGCGGTTTCCATaagtaaaaacagttttttttttttttttttttgaaaaagcttagATAGGGGAATGATAAATGATTATTCTTTAAATCATATATAACTTTAGAACTCTTTGCGCCAATGACTCGTTCTGAATGATACCAAGGAAATCATACAGAAcgagtttttcattttcaatttctctGCCGTaagatgaagtttttttttttaatataacaaattttaataacatcTTTTGTGCTGCAATCATTTCAGATGATAAGTCATGCTTCTTAGAACCGGAGGAAGGTATGTGTCGTGGATATTTCCCTAGTTACCACTACGACTACAAAAGCAGAACATGCAAAGAGTTCATCTATGGCGGCTGCGATGGGAATGACAACAGGTTCGAATCTGAAGAGGAATGTATGGAAAAATGTGgaggtaaaaataaaacaatgaataatACCGAAATTCATCTTTTGTGTGTTtcttttaaattgtattaaaattcagaaaacaGCTCATGattgtttatcaaaaataattcatGCTTAAACGTTCAATTAAAGAGATAATTTCTACATTTGAGGAAGttaaaagcaaaggaatgtaagtggaaaaattaaaaatttgaagataacctgtacaaatggttggtgaacctctcttctatcttggggcaagagatagtactagtagttttGGTAGGTgttgcatgatttagaaaaaagaatcaatgaaagtctacctaagacgttatctttaaatgcgttttactcaaaacttgaaaatgtccacttacatccctttgctttttactgcctgtatagaaacctgcaaattagtataatatgccaactgctccagctctttgataatgtagcagttactgcccattctattatttatcttaatgttcatattgttcaacttttcatatttacatggttttcaatttacattgttaatgttcttttgagtttcttgttgttgtttagtacactGGCCACTGTGCTAGctacgagtgagactttaaataatAATGTACGTAATATACATTTAAACTCCACGGCCTTTGTtgttttcgaaaaagaaattgagagctTGCTTTCGTCAACTCTCCGCTCTTGTTCGTTGATGATATTGATCTGACTGGTTGCGACGAATGTTTAGGTTCTCGGATAAGCTTGCAGCTTTTGGATATAAAGTAAACCTCTCTTGTACCGTAGCTATATGCTTTTGGGAACGGGTGAAAACTGATTTTATTGTTGATTGTGAATATTTCATCTTCCAACGATGAGTTTAAAAACGTAAGATAGATAGTGAGAATCGAGTGTTCCAGCACCGCCACGAATATAAGAGGTAAAAGGTTATTgtttaactttttcaaactgaGGCCCGataggtgatcagtgaccggatttctggcccgtgggctctttgcagttggacagccctggtcTAGGTgcactctatctgccctgaaaatcTGTAAACACTgcactgatacaccctgtatatgtacctcgaagtatattttttttttgttctacttcttcttcttcttcttcttcttctcccaattctaaaaaaatgttcacattttttGGAACATTCAAAAGAAATCAAAAGATCATAGTACTCCATTTTTCCACTATTAAATtcgaaatgttattttatttaacgTCCATGTTCTTCATAAAGTGCATGCAATCAAGCAAGCACGTAACGTATTTGGATTCTTAGTAGATTGTTTTGTGTTACAATCAAGCGTgacccgatgggaggtcacgggaggtctctgtgaccttccaaaaaattccttatttggcAAGTTTTGTCTGACAGTTGGGAAAATTTAGAGACAGCAAtgcaaaattcaaatttcaaagaaaaattcataatgaTTACaggtacaggtagttatcaaaataatggaaacactctgtgacaagtatGTTGGGAATGACTACTCTGCTGTAAATGTTCGGTAAATAAGGGTGCCTTCTGACTGCAATCACTCACACtagtgaatccagatggtgattgagttctgtgatcacctttgctgctgttgttcgctttttagacactacaatccgcttcaatatccgtcggtttctttcactgagcttctctttccatccactattttactttgccgagCTTCTCTTACCGcgttgtgtgtatgctgtcatgacttcagATACTGTACCtgtagaaacaccaaaaagttgagatattTCAGTTGCACTTGCTCCagttagacgcgctccaacaatttggccttttttttttaagtttgagaggtccgacatttcacgtgcttgaaaaaaatccaagtcttCCAGAACTTTAATTAAGTCACCCTGTGcaaccagaatatgtacattgctatttataaaaaaaaataaaaaataaataaataaaaaaaaaataaaaaataaaaataaataaaaaaaaaaaaaaaaaaaaaaaaaaacagatacctaattttgttcttcattacttacgaagcacattcaaaaatgtcacttttattcataggtgtttccattattttgataactaccagTATATGCTCATGTTTTATCTTTCGGTAAAACTCGGcgcttcattcggcaaattgaaaatccccccccccaggcGTTTTAGGTTAACCCCCCTGACTACAGTTGATACGTCTATGAAAATGAATAGTCCAATTGTGTGGAAACTGGGACCATAAAAacgagttttattaaaattttataaaataaatgttatttttcttgtCCTCAAGATGCAGTAGTATGGGAATCTGAAGACATTTGTGAGCTGCCCAGCGAAAGTGGAAAGTGTCTTATATATTTTATAAGATACTTTTTCAACAAAGACACTGGTAGCTGTGAAAAGTTTATCTATGGTGGCTGCCAAGGAAATGAAAACAACTTCGAAACTGTTGAAGAGTGTGAGCAAACTTGCAAGAAAGCCTACGGTAAGCttattgatatgattttttttccttttcattaatttcttttttttaaacttctatgTTATCCTCTTCAAACCCAAGAATGACTTTGAGCGATTTTACATCATTACTAACTAGCGGTActtgcatggctttgcccgtggtagaaaattaaaaggtcatttggttcgcctgtatatttacaaacaatggatgatgaatttcttgccaatttgttactttaatttgcttgcccatgttatggtaatttgctcgtccacgttatggtaattcgctcgtccATGTTtgggtaatttattcgtccatgttatggtaattcgctcggtaaaatgggcttaaaattggaatagaaagagaatgatgtcgaattttcaaaaaattgctttgaggtgctcatccctatgctatgaactaattttgtgccaaatttcaagaaaatcggcccgGACGGTGTAGGCGAAATaagtaacagacatccagagattcagacacacagactttcagctttattactagtaaagatggGTTCTGAACATATACGTACGTAACCTGTAAAGATgcatatacgtacatttacgtgcatacacTAGTACGTGTGTTacacacgagtatatacgcttgtATACAtaatgcctacagagtgaatctaagctctttggcaaaaatctaaggagtgtgagaggagaggataagaagcaaaaaatCAGAGGAAACCCATGGtcctgacgcactacatgcacacaaagccagaaactgatggattcAGACCACAAACTTGTTgcacaaagataattttactcaacatttcaatttttaagaaattgttcgagcagttgttaaaagttacggcctgtagtaactctaatacatgcatcgcagcaaaggtgcagcgactgatgaaagtttttcaaaagtatcgtTATTGCGACAGAGAGTGCTTTGtaattgcgacgcatgtattacagctgcaggtcgCAAATTTCaccaatcgctttaaaactttaagacctaaaatgttgtgtaaaattgtctttgtgtagtaAATTTGTGATCTTTTTTGCAtctatcagtttctggctttgcgtgcatgtagcgtaTCAGCATTGTGTTTATGACCATATGATCCTTATATTcacctctaacaccttttaataacctgaccaaaagtttaaactcacacTGTATATttgtatattatatgcttgtatgtaagtgtctactagAGTATGTACGCGAATGTACGTGTCtgcctgagtatataagtgttcatATATATACGAAAATAAGCTAGTATATACCTGTacagtcgaatgtatatctgcatagataaaaaatacttgcagacatccatatacgtgtttattggtgcatttatgtgaatgcttctatatacgtgcatacacgagtttttgcgtatgcatacgcatatactcgtatatttaaccgcCTTTGCTGTAAAAACAATGCTTATTAAGTggaatgaatatttaatttatatctgcctcaTACTTAAAAGTTAAGTAACataagaagaacaatattcgttaagcctaatattatgaccattttacccccatcttacttaaatcgttctaaaatattatctaaaatagattcagctaactgctaatgagtaagagttattgagacatgtaggaagcttcctgtgctgTCAATCTGTTCATatttataacaaataaaatttcccgAAGAAGGTAAAAAAAGGTGtttcgattttaaattttttcatattcgctttttttttatttatttatttatttttttggaccaaataaaattttttcatctgtaaaattttgtattcaaaatgtagtttctaactagcttactcaaaaataaatttttcacattcattcgaacatttattgccaagctatagccatttatttgacgtaggAAAACTTTACCCATCGACCACTTTCCCCCCACCAGACAACCGCAAAGAAAAACAGATGACAATGAATGCTGAATTTATGTTAGGTATGTAAAACCAGTTGCTTCTCCTTACTTGCTTCTTAAATTAAGGTCGctttgtaaaaattaattaaacgatGTTAATTAAAACtctcattgttttaaaagagaaaataaaatctcattttgatttttaaattgggATCTTTTGAAGAGCACTGACTCATGAAATACAACTTATCTCAGAATTAAATTAATATTCCAGACTTGGGTGCTCACTGATTTCATATTGAATAT
This window of the Uloborus diversus isolate 005 chromosome 4, Udiv.v.3.1, whole genome shotgun sequence genome carries:
- the LOC129220188 gene encoding actinia tenebrosa protease inhibitors-like, with amino-acid sequence MMYLLLFCLVASAVAYDKSCFLEPEEGMCRGYFPSYHYDYKSRTCKEFIYGGCDGNDNRFESEEECMEKCGDAVVWESEDICELPSESGKCLIYFIRYFFNKDTGSCEKFIYGGCQGNENNFETVEECEQTCKKAYAPADDINCNALPEVGPCDAYFVRYYFDRQENRCKPFVYGGCGGNTNNFESEEECSNTCKE